A genomic window from Deinococcus detaillensis includes:
- the moaD gene encoding molybdopterin converting factor subunit 1 — MNVQAVFFARLKREIGTDSVRLEVPDKATVREVAEQIEAQYGISLKGCMAAVNETYAEPSQPLIEGDELAFLPPVAGGSEQDPEDVCQVTAQVLSLGDAATHLVQPQYGAQAYFVGTVRSPNKGQVVESIEYEGYAPMAEKVMHEAAERARQKHGRLSAFIQHRTGKLLPGEASLIIGVGSPHRRVALEACDDLIEELKKELPIWKHEADQTGGHWVEGTTNHGTL, encoded by the coding sequence ATGAATGTCCAAGCAGTGTTCTTTGCGCGGCTGAAACGTGAGATAGGCACAGATTCTGTTCGGCTGGAAGTGCCGGACAAGGCCACCGTGCGTGAAGTAGCCGAGCAAATAGAGGCGCAATACGGCATTTCGCTTAAAGGCTGTATGGCGGCGGTCAACGAAACGTACGCCGAGCCTTCTCAGCCGCTTATAGAAGGCGACGAGCTGGCGTTCTTGCCGCCGGTGGCTGGAGGCAGCGAACAAGACCCCGAGGACGTCTGCCAGGTGACGGCGCAGGTCTTATCGCTTGGCGACGCCGCCACCCACTTGGTTCAGCCGCAGTACGGCGCACAGGCCTACTTTGTCGGGACAGTGCGTTCGCCCAATAAAGGGCAGGTCGTGGAATCGATCGAGTACGAGGGATACGCGCCGATGGCCGAGAAGGTCATGCATGAAGCTGCTGAACGCGCCCGCCAAAAGCATGGGCGGCTCAGCGCTTTTATCCAGCACCGCACGGGCAAGCTGCTGCCAGGGGAAGCTAGCTTGATCATTGGGGTAGGCAGCCCGCACCGCCGGGTAGCTTTAGAAGCCTGTGACGACTTGATCGAGGAGCTCAAAAAAGAGTTGCCGATTTGGAAGCACGAAGCTGACCAAACCGGCGGACACTGGGTGGAGGGCACCACCAATCACGGCACCCTGTGA
- the ruvC gene encoding crossover junction endodeoxyribonuclease RuvC — translation MIVLGIDPGLANLGIGLVSGTARKAVHIHHVCLITESAWIMPRRLQYIHAEVTRLIQEYQPEAVAIEDQILRKQADVAFKVGQAFGVVQLACAQAGLPVHTYGPMQVKQTLVGTGRADKEQVIYMVKASLGIREVFNNHAADALALALTHLAHQGVQQALAGRR, via the coding sequence ATGATCGTTCTCGGCATCGACCCCGGCCTCGCCAATCTCGGTATTGGACTTGTCAGCGGCACTGCCCGCAAAGCTGTCCACATTCACCACGTTTGCCTGATCACCGAATCGGCTTGGATCATGCCCCGGCGTTTGCAGTACATCCACGCCGAAGTCACCCGCCTCATTCAGGAATATCAGCCTGAAGCAGTAGCTATCGAAGACCAGATTCTGCGCAAGCAGGCCGACGTGGCCTTCAAAGTGGGTCAGGCTTTCGGCGTCGTCCAGCTCGCCTGCGCTCAGGCGGGCCTGCCCGTCCACACCTACGGCCCGATGCAGGTCAAGCAGACCCTGGTGGGCACTGGACGCGCCGACAAAGAGCAGGTCATCTACATGGTGAAAGCCAGTCTGGGTATCCGCGAGGTCTTCAACAACCACGCCGCCGACGCGCTGGCCCTGGCCCTGACCCACTTGGCGCACCAAGGCGTTCAGCAAGCGCTTGCTGGGCGGCGCTAG
- a CDS encoding ABC transporter permease yields MTALASAPAPFKSRSTFQIALKRLRRHKLAMVSLTVIVLLVLMALLAPWIAPHDPNAQSIFEIYAPPSAKYWLGQDELGRDLLSRVIYGSRVSLLVGFSVAFLSILVGTTLGLLAGFLGGWIDIAISRFIEFMLSFPTLALQLVLSGLFASSDAAPIVVLRSSLGASANILIVVGVFSLFGWMGTARLVRGEVLKLKNLEYTDAARALGASSARIMLRHLLPNLFAIVIVQATLDVGTAILSEAALSFLGFGIQPPVSTWGNMLSNANEVVLQYPWIPLYPGLMILITVLSFNFLGDGLRDAFDPRSRL; encoded by the coding sequence ATGACAGCACTCGCCTCGGCTCCCGCGCCTTTCAAGAGCCGCTCCACCTTCCAGATTGCCCTCAAGCGGCTACGCCGTCACAAGCTGGCGATGGTCAGCCTAACGGTGATCGTTTTACTGGTCTTGATGGCCCTCCTCGCCCCCTGGATCGCGCCGCACGACCCCAACGCCCAAAGCATCTTTGAAATCTACGCGCCGCCGAGTGCCAAGTACTGGCTGGGTCAGGACGAGCTGGGCCGCGACCTGCTCTCCCGCGTTATCTACGGCAGCCGGGTGAGCCTGCTGGTGGGTTTCAGCGTGGCCTTCCTCAGCATTCTGGTCGGCACCACACTGGGTCTGCTGGCAGGCTTTTTGGGCGGCTGGATCGACATCGCCATCAGCCGCTTCATCGAATTCATGCTGTCTTTTCCCACCCTGGCCCTGCAACTCGTCCTCAGTGGGTTGTTTGCCTCCAGTGACGCGGCCCCCATCGTGGTGCTGCGGTCTTCACTCGGCGCGAGTGCCAATATTCTGATTGTGGTGGGCGTGTTTTCGCTGTTCGGCTGGATGGGCACCGCCCGGCTGGTGCGCGGCGAAGTCCTCAAGCTCAAGAACCTGGAATACACCGACGCGGCCCGCGCCCTGGGGGCCAGCAGCGCCCGCATCATGCTGCGCCACCTGCTCCCCAACCTGTTCGCCATCGTGATCGTGCAGGCCACGCTGGACGTGGGCACCGCCATTCTCAGTGAAGCGGCCCTCTCGTTTCTGGGCTTCGGTATTCAGCCGCCGGTGTCCACCTGGGGCAACATGCTCAGCAACGCCAACGAAGTCGTGCTGCAGTACCCCTGGATTCCGCTCTACCCAGGCCTGATGATCTTGATCACGGTGCTGTCGTTCAACTTCCTCGGCGACGGCCTGCGTGACGCCTTCGACCCGCGCAGCCGGTTGTAA
- a CDS encoding ABC transporter permease, with the protein MLNYALRRILQMIPLLLVISLVIFTLTALQPGDPVDQLVLGNSQITPDDIARLRAAYGLDQPIPLRYWFWLTHAVQGDFGWSRTFSAPAASYVFQERLPNTLLLTLPALILSTLIAVPLGIFSAVRQYSFLDYLLTFFSFVSFSAPIFWIGAMALWLFAIYLPQITNGVISLPPGGLGSPDLAPDAGFWAALTDKLRYLILPLSILMLREIAVILRFLRASMLEVLNQDFVRTARAKGLSSRKVLYRHALRNAVLPIVTLLGLSIPGLFGGAVLTETVFSWPGMGRVIVEALTSKDFNVVMVALTFISVLTVVFQLLTDLAYAAIDPRIRYS; encoded by the coding sequence ATGTTGAATTACGCGCTTCGGCGCATCCTGCAAATGATTCCGCTGCTGCTGGTCATCAGCTTGGTGATCTTCACGCTCACGGCGCTGCAACCCGGCGACCCGGTGGATCAGCTGGTGCTGGGCAACTCACAGATCACCCCCGACGACATCGCTCGCCTGCGGGCCGCCTACGGTCTGGATCAGCCGATTCCGCTGCGCTACTGGTTCTGGCTGACCCACGCCGTCCAGGGTGATTTCGGCTGGTCGCGCACCTTCAGCGCCCCCGCCGCTTCTTACGTCTTTCAGGAGCGGTTGCCCAATACGCTGCTGCTGACTCTGCCCGCCCTGATTCTCTCCACCCTGATCGCCGTGCCGCTGGGCATTTTCTCGGCGGTGCGGCAATACAGCTTCCTCGATTATCTGCTGACCTTTTTCAGCTTCGTGTCGTTCAGCGCCCCTATCTTCTGGATCGGAGCGATGGCGCTGTGGCTGTTTGCCATCTATTTGCCGCAGATTACCAATGGAGTGATCTCGCTGCCGCCCGGCGGACTCGGCAGCCCCGATCTGGCCCCCGATGCGGGTTTCTGGGCGGCGCTGACCGACAAGCTCAGGTATCTGATTTTGCCGCTGAGTATTCTGATGCTGCGCGAGATTGCCGTGATCCTGCGCTTCCTGCGGGCCTCGATGCTGGAAGTGCTGAATCAGGATTTCGTTCGCACGGCGCGGGCCAAGGGCTTGTCAAGCCGCAAAGTGCTGTACCGCCACGCCCTCAGAAACGCGGTGCTGCCTATCGTGACCTTGCTGGGCCTCTCGATTCCGGGCCTGTTCGGCGGCGCGGTTTTGACCGAAACGGTCTTCTCGTGGCCGGGCATGGGCCGAGTGATCGTGGAAGCGCTGACCAGCAAGGATTTCAACGTGGTAATGGTCGCCCTGACCTTCATCTCAGTGCTGACGGTGGTGTTTCAACTGCTGACTGACCTCGCCTACGCGGCCATTGATCCACGCATTCGCTACTCGTAA
- a CDS encoding peptide ABC transporter substrate-binding protein, whose product MKKWLTLSVLLLGAGVVSSALAGQANNSLVIGTSQEPPNINDPWRTNNLVIATEITWYMEAHLIGKDDNGELYPEIATRVPSLANGDYKIVKDAKGNVIRNSVTFSIRKDAKWSDGTAITPKDFQFWLKVEQDERVPVPAREPWDKAKITLQDADTFTITFDPPYLFADQLTSAVGLNPAPSAAMEKAWSAFDAATKNLDPKTGAKQITDEWNKFIAQFTTSRGLPKVVSGPFKPTAWRAGNSLVLTRNPNYWLTPKGGADKYIQSVQYRFIADTNTLKVNILSGQLDALSYVGLSFDQAIEAQRSERGKYKTYFVPGATWEHVDIANVGARAQSLGLNDKRVRQALMYSIDRAALVKALFEGKQPVSNTWVSPISKLYQKNAKDYNFDAAKAKALFAAAGWKPGSDGILAKDGKKMSLNFTTTAGNKLRERVQQILQAQWKAVGVDINIQNFPSTVVFSGDFAPRSAEGKWDLFMYAWSNDPSVERGDLWASQFIPSKDNAYAGQNYPNFKDADYDKIWNDAKTEFDLSARVKLFDKMQSIWTDEVPSLPLYFRANPYTKVPGLVNYTYTAYSLYPSWNAAQMGWASRGAVETFTQK is encoded by the coding sequence ATGAAAAAATGGCTCACCTTATCCGTACTCTTGTTGGGCGCTGGCGTTGTTTCTTCGGCGCTGGCCGGTCAGGCCAATAATTCGCTGGTCATCGGCACTTCGCAGGAACCACCCAATATCAATGACCCTTGGCGTACCAACAACTTGGTCATCGCCACCGAAATCACTTGGTATATGGAAGCCCACCTGATCGGCAAGGACGACAACGGCGAACTGTATCCCGAGATCGCCACCCGCGTCCCGAGTCTGGCCAACGGCGATTACAAGATCGTCAAAGACGCCAAGGGCAACGTCATTCGCAACAGCGTGACCTTCAGCATCCGCAAGGACGCCAAGTGGAGCGACGGCACGGCCATCACGCCCAAGGATTTCCAGTTCTGGCTCAAGGTCGAGCAAGACGAGCGGGTGCCGGTGCCGGCCCGTGAGCCCTGGGACAAGGCCAAGATCACGCTGCAGGACGCCGACACCTTCACCATCACCTTCGATCCGCCGTATCTGTTCGCCGACCAGCTCACCTCGGCAGTGGGTCTTAACCCGGCTCCCAGCGCGGCGATGGAAAAAGCCTGGAGCGCCTTTGACGCGGCCACCAAGAATCTCGATCCCAAGACCGGGGCCAAGCAGATCACCGACGAGTGGAACAAGTTCATCGCTCAGTTCACCACCTCGCGTGGCCTGCCCAAGGTGGTGTCGGGACCGTTCAAGCCGACCGCCTGGCGGGCCGGAAACAGCTTGGTGCTGACCCGCAATCCCAATTACTGGCTGACACCCAAAGGTGGAGCCGACAAGTACATCCAGTCGGTGCAGTACCGCTTCATCGCCGACACCAACACCCTCAAGGTCAATATCTTGTCGGGCCAGCTCGACGCGCTGTCGTACGTGGGCCTGAGCTTCGACCAAGCGATTGAAGCGCAGCGCAGCGAGCGCGGCAAGTACAAGACTTACTTTGTGCCGGGCGCAACTTGGGAACACGTCGATATCGCCAACGTCGGAGCGCGTGCCCAGAGCCTGGGCCTGAACGACAAGCGGGTGCGCCAGGCGCTGATGTACTCCATCGACCGGGCCGCGCTGGTCAAGGCATTGTTCGAGGGCAAGCAGCCCGTTTCCAACACCTGGGTCAGCCCGATCAGCAAGCTCTATCAGAAAAACGCCAAGGACTACAACTTCGACGCCGCCAAGGCCAAGGCGCTGTTCGCCGCTGCCGGCTGGAAGCCCGGCTCCGACGGTATCCTGGCCAAAGACGGCAAGAAGATGTCGCTGAACTTCACCACCACCGCCGGAAACAAGCTGCGTGAGCGCGTCCAGCAGATTTTGCAGGCGCAGTGGAAAGCGGTTGGCGTGGACATCAACATCCAGAACTTTCCGTCCACGGTGGTGTTCTCTGGCGACTTTGCCCCGCGCAGCGCCGAAGGCAAGTGGGACCTGTTCATGTACGCCTGGAGCAACGATCCCAGCGTGGAGCGCGGCGATCTGTGGGCCTCGCAGTTTATTCCCAGCAAGGACAACGCCTACGCGGGCCAGAATTACCCCAATTTCAAGGACGCCGATTACGACAAAATCTGGAACGACGCCAAGACCGAGTTCGATTTGAGCGCCCGCGTCAAGCTGTTCGACAAGATGCAGTCCATCTGGACTGACGAGGTGCCGTCCTTGCCGCTGTACTTCCGCGCCAACCCGTATACCAAGGTGCCGGGGCTGGTCAACTACACTTACACCGCCTACAGCCTCTATCCTTCCTGGAACGCCGCCCAGATGGGCTGGGCTTCTCGCGGAGCAGTTGAAACCTTCACCCAGAAGTAA
- a CDS encoding HesB/IscA family protein, with translation MTQTLEPTSHPIGISEAGAARAHAVISSSGKENAGVRLFIKSGGCSGYQYGMAIDDRELEGDTILMDRGVKLIVDRMSLPLVQGAEIDYVESMMGGGFTVNNPNATSGCGCGSSFRTDGSAAQDGEGAVGCGSH, from the coding sequence ATGACCCAGACTTTAGAACCCACCAGCCACCCGATTGGCATCAGCGAAGCCGGAGCTGCCCGCGCCCACGCGGTGATCTCAAGCAGCGGCAAGGAAAATGCGGGCGTGCGCCTGTTCATCAAGAGCGGCGGTTGCAGCGGCTACCAGTACGGCATGGCCATCGATGACCGCGAACTCGAAGGCGACACCATTTTGATGGACCGGGGCGTCAAACTTATCGTCGACCGCATGAGCCTGCCGCTGGTGCAGGGCGCGGAAATCGATTACGTGGAGAGCATGATGGGCGGCGGCTTTACCGTCAACAACCCCAATGCCACCTCCGGTTGCGGCTGCGGCAGCTCGTTTCGCACCGACGGCTCAGCCGCCCAAGACGGTGAAGGCGCAGTAGGCTGCGGCAGCCACTAA
- a CDS encoding MFS transporter, whose product MTDFAQTVGASALPRPFWRYWLGLLASALGDAVVYVALPFLALGTLPPGSQRGAAAIGLVVLALSLPRFFAPLLGGLADRWPPRTLLSLSAVLRTVGVAGVGALALRGGLNLTVVAGLAFVLGLLTTLSFTAQSAMVPRLVTPHQLPRANSLTSAAMMGAPLVGYGLGGFGVAHWGAGASLLVGAALTALLLLGTLALPPMPGAAGGTLDPLGDLRSSLKAIRQNPLLLALFAMSFALNLSMNVTNVRAPLHMLAAGRGAADYATFEMLISGGVLLGIALVGPLSARFPLDKLIGAGRLILVLGMAGFVFGGVQPWWAAAGVFGVGLGLLEVVTTTRIQGLIPADLRGRVTGSVMAVNALGLTLGAGLAAQDLATSTLMLALTGVLALLTLLWPLAVRRLGS is encoded by the coding sequence ATGACTGATTTCGCGCAGACTGTAGGCGCTTCTGCTCTTCCGCGCCCGTTCTGGAGGTACTGGTTGGGCTTACTGGCCTCGGCGCTGGGTGACGCGGTGGTCTACGTGGCGCTGCCGTTCTTGGCGCTCGGCACACTGCCGCCAGGAAGTCAGCGGGGCGCTGCCGCCATCGGACTGGTGGTGCTGGCGCTCAGCTTGCCGCGTTTTTTCGCGCCGCTGCTGGGCGGATTGGCCGACAGGTGGCCGCCGCGCACCCTGCTGAGTCTCAGCGCAGTGCTGCGGACGGTGGGGGTGGCGGGCGTGGGGGCGCTGGCCCTCAGGGGCGGGCTGAACTTGACTGTGGTGGCGGGGTTGGCTTTTGTTCTTGGCCTGCTCACCACCCTCAGTTTCACGGCCCAGAGCGCGATGGTGCCGCGCTTGGTGACCCCCCACCAGCTGCCCCGCGCCAACAGCCTGACCAGCGCGGCCATGATGGGCGCTCCGCTCGTCGGCTACGGCTTGGGCGGCTTCGGGGTGGCCCACTGGGGCGCGGGGGCAAGCTTGCTCGTCGGCGCGGCGCTGACGGCGCTGCTGCTGCTCGGCACACTGGCTTTGCCGCCGATGCCCGGTGCGGCTGGCGGCACACTCGATCCACTGGGCGATCTCCGCTCAAGCCTCAAGGCGATTCGCCAAAATCCCCTGCTGCTGGCGCTCTTTGCCATGAGTTTTGCGCTCAATCTCTCGATGAACGTCACGAATGTCCGTGCGCCGCTGCACATGCTGGCCGCTGGCCGAGGAGCCGCCGACTACGCCACTTTTGAAATGCTGATTTCCGGCGGGGTGCTGCTGGGCATCGCTTTGGTCGGGCCGCTCTCGGCGCGGTTTCCGCTGGATAAGCTCATTGGCGCGGGGCGCTTAATCTTGGTGCTGGGCATGGCGGGCTTTGTCTTTGGCGGCGTGCAGCCTTGGTGGGCGGCGGCGGGCGTCTTCGGCGTGGGGCTGGGCCTCCTGGAAGTGGTCACCACCACCCGCATTCAGGGCCTGATTCCTGCCGACCTGCGTGGGCGAGTTACCGGCTCCGTGATGGCCGTCAACGCCTTGGGCTTGACGCTGGGCGCGGGACTGGCTGCCCAAGACCTCGCCACTTCAACGTTGATGCTGGCCCTGACGGGCGTTCTGGCACTGCTGACATTGCTGTGGCCGCTGGCGGTGCGCCGACTGGGTTCGTGA
- a CDS encoding amino acid ABC transporter permease, whose translation MDTLMIILQSAWASLPTLLLGARLTVGFALAAMVLGLPLGLVVALLRLYAPAWLRWLAALYVSFIRGTPLLVQIFVIYYGLPSFGLTLSPVAGGVLALTLNAAAYLSETIRAAVLSISRGQHEAAYSLGLNKLQTMQLIVLPQAARVALPSLGNSLIGLVKDTSLVSVITVVELLRSAQLVLARTFEPFGPYLAAALIYWAISSLLEVVQRRLEVRLSRGAT comes from the coding sequence ATGGACACCCTGATGATTATTTTGCAAAGCGCCTGGGCCTCGCTGCCGACCCTGCTGCTGGGTGCCCGCCTGACTGTCGGCTTCGCGCTGGCGGCGATGGTGCTGGGCTTGCCGCTGGGCCTTGTCGTGGCGCTGCTGCGGCTCTACGCTCCGGCGTGGCTCAGATGGCTGGCGGCGCTCTACGTTTCGTTTATTCGCGGCACGCCGCTGCTGGTGCAGATTTTCGTGATTTATTACGGCCTGCCCAGTTTCGGCCTGACGCTCAGTCCGGTGGCGGGCGGGGTGCTGGCCCTGACCCTCAACGCCGCCGCTTACCTCTCCGAAACCATCCGCGCCGCCGTGCTGAGCATCTCCAGAGGCCAGCACGAAGCGGCCTACAGCTTGGGCCTGAACAAATTGCAGACCATGCAGCTGATCGTTTTGCCGCAGGCGGCGCGGGTGGCCCTGCCCAGCCTCGGCAACAGCCTCATCGGTCTGGTCAAAGACACCTCGCTGGTGTCGGTCATCACGGTGGTCGAACTGCTCAGAAGCGCTCAACTGGTGCTGGCCCGCACCTTCGAGCCGTTCGGGCCGTATCTGGCGGCGGCGCTGATCTACTGGGCCATCAGCAGCCTCCTGGAAGTGGTGCAGCGGCGCTTGGAAGTGCGGCTGTCGCGGGGAGCGACCTGA
- a CDS encoding transporter substrate-binding domain-containing protein translates to MRILPLFIAGLLLVGVSAQAAAPTTITKGILTIGMEGTYPPFNYKDEQGKLTGFDVDVASALAAKLNLKPQFVLTEFSGILAGLQAGKYDVIVNQLGITAERQKSIAFTAPYAYSSPQIIVRKMGGGEYKTLADLKGKRVGVGLGSNFEQQLRTAGGINVVTYPGAPEYLADLAAGRLDAAYNDRLLVGYLIKSRNLPIMGSGVVGEPEPVGVALKKTNPSLKIALDKALLQIKADGTYAKISRQWFGQDVGKP, encoded by the coding sequence ATGCGTATCCTTCCTCTTTTCATTGCTGGCTTGCTGCTCGTTGGCGTTTCGGCGCAGGCGGCGGCCCCCACCACCATCACCAAAGGCATCCTCACCATCGGCATGGAAGGCACTTATCCGCCGTTTAACTACAAAGACGAGCAAGGCAAACTCACCGGCTTCGACGTGGACGTTGCCAGCGCTTTGGCAGCCAAGCTCAACCTCAAGCCGCAATTTGTGCTGACCGAATTCAGCGGCATCCTGGCGGGCCTGCAAGCCGGCAAGTACGACGTGATCGTCAATCAACTCGGCATCACGGCGGAGCGTCAGAAGAGCATTGCCTTTACTGCGCCGTACGCCTACTCCTCACCGCAAATCATCGTCCGTAAAATGGGCGGCGGCGAGTACAAGACGCTGGCCGACCTCAAAGGCAAGCGGGTGGGCGTGGGCCTCGGCAGCAACTTCGAGCAGCAACTCCGCACCGCCGGCGGCATCAACGTGGTGACGTATCCGGGCGCTCCCGAATACTTGGCCGACCTCGCCGCCGGACGCCTTGACGCCGCTTACAATGACCGCCTGTTGGTCGGCTACCTCATCAAATCGCGCAATCTTCCCATCATGGGTTCAGGCGTGGTCGGTGAGCCGGAGCCGGTGGGCGTCGCCCTCAAGAAGACCAATCCCAGCCTCAAAATCGCCCTCGACAAAGCGCTTCTCCAGATCAAAGCGGACGGCACCTACGCCAAAATCAGCCGCCAGTGGTTCGGGCAGGATGTGGGCAAACCCTGA
- a CDS encoding carbonic anhydrase yields MQEIAALKHADVQTPEGAIQALQDGNARFFSGEASRPELGANERRAQIMGQTPFAAILACSDSRVPVELVFDQGFGNLFVVRVAGNVMGESGLATLEYAILHLDIHLLVVMGHEGCGAVSAALMPEEWIQNEPPALQALIRGIQPSLEGLPPIRDKKARMREAVMSNVRHQVAALREQPVIVAAEKRGQIRVIGGFYEIGSGAVDLLTEEEDLRV; encoded by the coding sequence ATGCAGGAGATCGCCGCCCTCAAGCACGCCGATGTGCAAACGCCCGAAGGAGCCATCCAAGCGCTCCAAGACGGCAACGCCCGCTTTTTCAGTGGTGAAGCTTCGCGCCCCGAACTCGGAGCCAACGAGCGCCGCGCTCAGATCATGGGCCAAACGCCGTTTGCCGCGATTTTGGCCTGTTCCGATAGCCGCGTGCCGGTGGAACTGGTGTTCGATCAGGGCTTTGGCAATTTGTTCGTGGTGCGGGTGGCGGGCAACGTAATGGGTGAAAGCGGCCTCGCCACGCTGGAATACGCCATTTTGCATCTGGACATTCACCTGCTGGTCGTCATGGGCCACGAAGGCTGCGGAGCGGTCAGCGCGGCGCTGATGCCCGAAGAGTGGATTCAAAATGAGCCGCCCGCTTTGCAGGCTCTGATTCGGGGCATTCAGCCCAGCTTGGAAGGCCTGCCGCCAATCCGTGACAAAAAAGCCCGAATGCGCGAAGCGGTGATGAGCAATGTCCGCCACCAAGTCGCGGCGCTGCGCGAACAACCTGTCATCGTGGCGGCGGAGAAGCGCGGCCAGATCCGGGTCATCGGCGGCTTTTACGAAATCGGCTCCGGGGCAGTGGATTTGCTGACCGAAGAAGAAGATTTGAGGGTTTGA